A genomic window from Camelus ferus isolate YT-003-E chromosome X, BCGSAC_Cfer_1.0, whole genome shotgun sequence includes:
- the TMEM47 gene encoding transmembrane protein 47, translated as KTQCLSFFFPDWQIATLALLLGGAAIILIAFLVGLISICVGSRRRFYRPVAVMLFAAVVLQVCSLVLYPIKFIETVSLKIYHEFNWGYGLAWGATIFSFGGAILYCLNPKNYEDYY; from the exons AAAACGcaatgcctttcttttttctttccagattggCAGATTGCTACTCTGGCTTTGCTCTTGGGCGGTGCTGCCATCATTCTCATTGCATTCCTGGTGGGTTTGATTTCTATCTGCGTGGGATCTCGAAGGCGCTTCTACAGACCTGTTGCTGTCATGCTTTTTGCAGCAG ttGTTTTACAGGTTTGCAGCTTGGTCCTTTACCCAATCAAGTTCATTGAAACTGTGAGCTTGAAAATTTACCATGAGTTCAATTGGGGTTATGGCCTGGCCTGGGGTGCAACTATATTTTCATTTGGGGGTGCCATCCTTTACTGCCTGAACCCTAAGAACTACGAAGACTACTACTAG